Genomic window (Alnus glutinosa chromosome 9, dhAlnGlut1.1, whole genome shotgun sequence):
aatgtttaccagccacatgGGCATGATATCtactcctaaagctattgatttccttaagcaacgagttaggcatggtatctactctaactcttttcttctttgaaggatttagcatggcaCCTACTAAGtttttcttcaagaaagcatagaactatggaaatcggtaaacacactcattCTGGAACATGacatctattccagttgtcttcatgttgattaatccaagaacctgtgatggagttcttttgttactctattatgccgaggactcggtcatccaaattgacataaataacaaatccataccacatgcatatgatgaacaaacataaacatgcgaggagttcaagaaaactagaaataatcaagttaagcatcaatatatgaattgtggCATGGCAAATTGaaccttaaagagacatgattagggcttcaagcgagccctaactaaagtattagttacacataattcggatgaaaattattatcataagaaaataacaaagaaagagagaaaaacggAAGAAACTAGAGAAAACCCCCTTCTTGAAGTAGCCTTTGATCCTTCCCAAAgtttgtgtctttcttcaatagttaGATGCCTATTCATAGGGATTAAAAGAACCCTAGAAGCTCTAGGAATCCTAGAAAAATCAGAACTAGTCCAAGTAGGGGAAGGACAACTCTTTCCTTTCCTGAATTTCCAATCTAAGGTGGAAAAGGACCGCAGCCGTGTACTGTACGCTCGCATGTGCTCGAGCCCAAGGGATGTGCACTCGATCCCGTGGCCTTCAGCATGCTTCCAAAGTGTCCTTTCAAGCCCAATTTTCACTAGAATTCTTGCATCTATCATATAAAGCCTtgaaacatgaaaacaaaacaaaattaaaccaaTAACAacgctaaggaattaacatatacgAGTTAAAGGGCtagaatgtgcaacattcagtgCTTAACACACCcctaaacttacatattgctagtcccttaacaatacaaagcaaaaaataaactgaaaaacaacaagataaatcattctttcgtgggatgtatgATTGCATAAagtttgttggtattttttctGGCAAATCCTcacaagacttcactcgtccactagggagtcctagggatttaaaaggcttgttgtatacgctaaatgcaatcgtacatcccatgAAAGAAGAATTTATCTTGttctttttcagtttattttctattttgtattgctaaggaactagcaatatgtaagttagGGGGTGTGTTAAGCGCTGAATATTGCACATTCTAGCCCCTTAACtagcatatgttaattccttagtgttgttatttgtttaattttgttttgttttcatgtttcaAGGCTTTATATGATAGATGCAAGAATTCCAGTGGAAATTGGGCTTAAAATGACACTTTGGAAGCATGCTGAAGGCCATAGGATCGAGCGCACCAGCGCTCGAGCGCCCCATCACCTAGGGTTGAGGGCACATCCCTTGGCCTCGAGTGCATTTGGGTGTACAGTACACAATAGCAATCCTTTTCCACATTGGATTGGAAATTTAGAAAATGAAATAGTTGTCCTTCTCCTATTTGGACTAGTCCCAGTTTTTctaggattcctagggcttctagTGTTCTTTTAATCCCCGTAAATATGCCTCTAACCATTGAAGAAAAAACACGCAAGCTTTGGGAAGGGTCAAAGGCTACTTCAAGAAGCgggttttctctagtttttctctttttctttgttattttcttatgaggttTAGTTAGGgatcgattgaagccctaatcatgtctcctTAAGGTTTCAAgttgccttgctacaatttatatattgatacttaacttgattattttcagttttctagaattcctcgcatgtttatgcttgatcatcatatgcatgtggtataaatttgttatttatgtcaatttgaatGACCGAGTCCCAGGCATAAttgagtaacgaaagaaccacatcataggttcttggattaatcaacatcaAGACAACTGGAACAGATGACATGTTCTAGcatgagtgtgtttaccgatttccatagttttatgctttcttgaagaacaacttagtagataccatgctaaatccttcaaagaagaaaagagttaaaGTAGATACCTTGCTTAACTCGtggcttagggaaatcaatagctttaagAGTAAATACCATGCCCTTGTGGCTGGTacacattaagcatcatgttatgattatAGTATTGTGtatattgtgaatcttaattgagtatgagtagcggtggatatcgaagccctacattttcttcttattatttcaattcaatattttatctcatctcatctcattcaagatatttatttagaaaaatcTCTTTAAGCAtcatttataccaatcctcgtagAAATAATCTCGTATTTGCcttctatactattgttttgatcttgtgcacttacaagtaaaacgtacaattatttatctatttatttaggtagatatttgcacaacaaatcTATCAGCCAATTGCAAGATAATTGGTGTGGGCTTTAATTCCCCCAAACCAAGCTAGTAAATAAATTAAGTTTGGCAGTAGATTAACTCCAGCCCCCAAATCAAGGAAGGCTTTCTCAATCTTTTGGTCTCCAATAATGCAGGAGATGGTGGGAGCACTAGGGTCTTTGAACTTTAGAGGGAGAATATGCTGAAGGATAGAACTGACTTGCTCAATGAGAAATACCTTCTTTGGAGTGTGGGTCCTTGTTCTTTGCATAAGCAAGCACTTGCTTGATGGCATCAAGTAGTGGGAGGTTAATTTTTACCTGTTTGAGAAGGTTCCTTGAAACATTCTCGGAATGGGGCCCGAGGATCATATGGTATCTCAAGAGTGGGAGTGGATGAAGAAGAAGCCTCAATGTTTACTTGCTTACCCTCTTCGTTCTACAGATTCTATGGGATCTCAGTTTGCGCATCCTTCTTTTCTTGCTCATGATTGTCAACCCTCCTTCCACTTCGCAATATGGTGATGGCTAGAACTTGTTGATGATGTGAATTACCTTCTTCTACTATGTAGTGTTCCTACAAATTGGCCACCGGCTGACTTGGAAGTTTCCCATCTTCCCTCTTGTTAAGGGTATTAGCCATATCTCTCATCTGAGCCTCTAACTTGGCAATGAattgagagtgagagttcaCTGTCCGATTCATCTCGCGCACAAGTTTCAACATTTGATATTGAATGTCAGAATTTGACCGAGGAGATGGTGTGACCTGAGACTACTGCTGTGGAGGTCGGTATGTGGAAGAAGGTTGGTAGGGTTGCCTATTAGATTGAGCTTAATTGTGAATCATGGGGCCGAGTTGCCTGAAGCTTGAGCCTTCCATGAGAAGTTTGGATGATTTCTCCACCCCGGATTATAAGTATTGGAGTACGGATCATTACCCGGACGTGAAAATGCTGCATTGACCTGCTCATTTGAAACATCAGAAAAATTTCTTGCAGTAGGACAATCATTTACGTGATGCATAGGACTAGAACAGAATGAACATGGTTCGTGCTGTGTGTGCATGTGAGCAGAATTAGGAGCAAATCCAGCAACCATCAATTGGTCTAACTTCCTAGTGATAGCATCAACTACTTGGGTAGCTACATCCGAAGAATGTCCTATTTGAAAAAGACCTTTGGTCTTTGGTGCTTTAGGTCCAGGTGCCCTACGTCTAGTGAATGCATGCTAAATAGAATTATTACTCAAGTTGTCAAACAAGGTCCATTCTTCATCCTCACTTTTAATCATAAATGTCCCACCCACAAGATGCATCTAACATTTGTCTATTAGACTCGGTCAGACCTTCATAGAAGCTTTGCACCAACTGTCATTTCGGGACAGCATGTTGCTGGCATGATCTAAGCAAGTCCTTAAGTCTTTATGATCGATCGGAACTTCATGGGCTTCTGACAAAGTATGACTCCTAGTGAGGCTTGATGGACCAGATGGGCCCAGTCGTGGCTTGCATGGGATGTGGGAATAATAATTTTCCCAACAATtacccccaattctcttattcGAAAGATCTCGTTTAACAGAATTTAGTCGTTGGAATTTTACCTCGGAACTCATCCCAATGTATTCATTGcagttgttttggattttttccTCAAGCCATGTGTTCTGACGCAGCAGCCTTTAGCACGCAATTAGTCCATGCATTAGGTCATTCATGCAGACTTTTTAGGAGCCATGATGATTTCTCCTTGGATCTCGGATCCACGCTACCAGCGTTGTCACATTGACTGTGACTCTTCGTTTCTCAGTTGTACGTTGGCAGAGCTGGCGCATTGATGATGACCCTTCGTTTCCCAGGCACACGTTAACAACTGGCGCATTGATGGTGACCCTTCTATAAATTCCTTTTCGagctttcattttctctttctcaaatttTCAATCCTCTCGCTTTGGCTATCTCACTTGTCTCCATTCCCTTTCTTCTCAAGCTTTCCAAATCCTTCCCTTTTGAAGATGTCTTCTTCGCACTTTAAGTCTGAAAGTTCTTCTCGGAGTACCAACCCCTTCGAGCTTTAAGTGGTAAGAGTTCCGAATGCTGAGGAAGCACTTCAAGTTCCCGAGGCTTGCATGTTGGTTCCTCTCAAAGGACGTTTAAAGGCGAGGACGACTTCGAAGGATGAGTACATACTTTGAAATGACTTCGATATTTAGTCCTTTGTCACGCTCCACTTTCAAGATCCGACCACCAAAACTATCAATGGTGAGGAGGTCTGCCTCTTTGAAAGGATGTTTCTAGCCAGACTTTGTCTTCCTTTTTTGGCCATAGCTCGGGAACTATTGTTCCTTAATGTAGCCCTAAGCCAGATCATGCCGAACGGTTGGAGGTATCTGTTTGCCTCATACATTTTATGGCCGACCATTCTCGAGGGACAACGGATGACGAGTCCAGAGTTCTTCAACATCTATCGTCCGACTGCCTTCCATGATGGGACGATATTTTTTCAGGTTCGCCAAAACCCCCTCTTTATTTGGCTGCACGGCAGCTATTCCAACAACAAATACTGGGACTGATAAGTgatgaatgttgcacattcaagcttcttaacttgcatatgttaattccttagcattgttatttatttgattttgtgttgttttattgttttcaggttttaaataaacttgcaattaattccattgattttgggtttaaagcacactttgagaagacctagaagatatggttaagcttaaccaatcataatagaagacctagaagatgtggttaaatttaatcaaatcaaggaaacGATTAAATCGTAATTTctctaataagagtcaaaatcggattggattcaaatttggattttgcatatgtctcagtgtttcaatcataactttctgctcaaatctcggattgcaatgaaattggtggtattggaaagctaacaaaagtttcaacaaatatatcagaaatatgtttttcctaattctgacatttactatgccaaaatcaccccgcAATAAATGACCGCAAATCTGGATGAATCCTATTtcgatttgtactaggattggtTCCTAATTTGACTACTCAAGtatgatttttctaaaatttcaaggacttttagggcttgtttgctccctataaatagacccccaAGCTTCAAAAGGATGTGTGCTTAGCTTCAAATAAAagattcttcttggaggcttgacaagttgaagaggaaaagaatatggcaggaggccatcccagaatcacaatgagcggctaaattcctaatatggtgttgatgtagccatttccaagtaataatggtttaattttattttaatttaagattttctatatgcatgatggttgtataactgtgagaattgttcttaatgtttatattcaatcattataaatttcttatcttgtcttagaaagtcttttatattttgattgaactcaatccttcatattttctatgattatgtgaatgattgttatacaatgattttaattgacatatgatcaagggGGTTAAATAGgctatgcctagggaagacggattatACTACACCATTgtttagtataatttaggtagatagtttgtgccaaccgaagatgggttatactattttattgattgtgtgtatcttattaaagacggagctaatccatacctagggaagacggctagtaccgcatcttagtggttagatggacgatccgtgccaaccgaagatggattatacttattctttaaaggtaatttcttgactactcgagtgagacgagccctatatcatgcatagtatgaattttccttgttaatttatgattgaccattgttatgcagtGAGTAGTGAAATCAACCtcttattctttctctcatcactactctctttacatttatttcttttacttttatgtatttatttttagaaaacaaaaatcaaacatcttttaaattaagttatatttaatctcgaaaagcttgataataacacatacgcagtccttgaggttcgacactctcaatatagccctatcctacaaggattcgtactattgcgagttgtaattttattattgatttttttgtacACGAAacaaccacatcaatttttggtgcTATTGCcaagaaaaaatatcaataagaaaattacaactcgcaatagtacgaatccttgtaggatatggctatattgagggtgtcgaacctcaaggactgcataagtgttgttatcaagcttttcgagattaaatataacttaatttaaaagatgttcgatttttgtttttgttttctaaaaataaatacataaaagtaaaagacataaatgtgaagagagtagtgatgagagaaagaatagggggttgatttcaccactcactgcataacaatagttaattataaattaacaaggaaaattcatattatgcatgatatagggcttgtTTCACTCGAGTAGTTAAAAAATTacttctaaagaataagtataatccatcttcgattggcttggaccgtccacctaaccactaagatgcgatacgacccatcttccctaggtatgaattagctacgtctttaataggatacacacaatcaatggaatagtataacccatcttcggttggtacgaactgtttacctaaattacactaaattagGGTGTAGTATAATCCGTCTTCCttggcatggcctatctaacccttttgatcatatgtcaattaaaattgTTATATAACAGTCATTCACATAAGcacagaaaatataaaagattgagttcaatcaatataaaagactttataagatgagataaaaaattcataataattaaatataaacattaagatcaattctcacagttatacaaccatcacgcacatagaaaatctcaaattaaaatacaattaaaccattacTACTTAgaaaaggctacatcaacacattattacgaatttagccgctcatcgtggtgctgggatggcctcctgccatgttcttctcctcttaaACTTgccaagcctccaagaagaattttctgtctaaagctaagcacacctCCTCTTAAAgattagaggtctatttatagggagcaaacaagtcctagaagcccttggaattccagaaaaatcgtactTGAGTCTTCTAGTCAAATTAGGAACTAATCCTAGTATGAATCGGAATAGGGATTCGTCTAGATTTGCGGTCATTTATTGTTggacgattttggcatagtaaacgtcagaattaagaaaaacctatttctgacatattcattgaattttttatttgctttccaaagccactaatttcattgcaatcagAGACTTGAGAAGGAAGTTATGATTGAAAAACTGAAATAtatgcaaaatccaaatttgaattcaatccgATTTTGATTCTTATTGGAAAAATTCCGATGTAATCctttccttgatttgattaaactcaaACACATCTTCTGGgttttctattatgattggttaagcttaaccttatcttttaggtcttctcaaagtgtgctttaagcccaaaatcaatggaattaattgcatgttttatttaaaatctgaaaacaataaaacaacacaaaatcaaataaataataaagctaaagaactaatatatgcaagttaaggagcttgaatgtacaacattcaccacttatcacacccccaaacttacatatcgCTAGTCctttagcaatacaaaacaagaaataaaactggaAAACAACATGATAAATCTTTCTTTcatgggatgtacgattgcatttagcgtatgcaacaagccttttaaactccTAGGActcctagtggacgagtgaagtctcgtgagagtTTAACAGGAATGATACCCATAAACATTGTGCAAAATCATATTATCCATAAGATTGAAGTGTCACTAAaacaatgattctcattcattagcaagcttaacaaaataaactccatcttcacaattttagggaattaaaattaagctactaacatgacattatgagatatcacaagatttaACTAGTGTacagtgaacttaacacatagtcatgaggtttcaaaaactaatctcaatcatgaatggttcaatactcaaaattcgCTAGACTCttcattagataaaacaaccaaggcatattttcttcttctttatttatatatatatgcaggccGTGCATTGCTTAGCTTTCTTtcgctttctaattgacccatgtatcgagtattaggtcaatgactcccaaactagatggTTTCAAGGCACTGGGTGTAAAataccctaaagacttactaactcgagtaaaaaaggctacgaaactaaacttagccattttatcaatcaaagcaaACTTCCATCTTTTGAcacgaatactcaatgcttaatgaggcaagaggtccggttagtTAGCGAAAAGTttaaagtgatcaatattattcttttttttttttttttgccaatgtTGTTATTCCTCCCATAAGTTACCcagctgcatccaagatattgataacagacataactgatttcaaatttcatacccccacagactacgtgctagtgtgcttgtgagaatcaaattgaaacaagtaatatcttatgctgtcaaagaaaataacaaaacttcttaatccctagtcaagtgatcaagTGTTCATCATGCTAAGCTCActaatgaaatacaaatcagaattaaagttcaaccaaattcttagagagaacatagcaaaatattggacagtgtttcattcttccatacccccaaacttgaatcacgcATTATCCTCAATGTGTGTATAGCGTCGAATATAACagtaagaggataggaatatcTGAATAAGCAGATTTTgcgcatatcatacccccaaacttgattccAAAAACACGTCCTGAAAAAGAgggtgatactccaaccaaataccagtCAAATGCAACacattattgtaaaaatataaaccaagaatgaaacaacaatggagaagataaacctggaaggatatcatgtaccctggcctgATGGAGGACTCAAGTGCACATGGCCTTTGCTCGAACCtatgaagctgactcatttagtcaaaatatttGGGATCTGCCAAGCCAACGGTGTAACGActcaaggaaaagcgctagccacatctgcgctatcaccccaaaaggactagtcaatttgaaatttttcctagaatcccttataaagcccagtttcacctagtaactaggcaatgtgggacttagcacccatgagtatctttataaaccactcactttatgtaaactattcatctcttcccaatatgggaccggggtatTACAAACTCTCTCCCTTAAACTCCTGACGTCCccgtcagggccacgtcatgcagtgctttagtaccacatgacctggcgttactaggtggctctgataccatttgtaacgacccaaggaaaaacgctagccacatctgcgctatcaccccaaaaggactagttaatttggaatttttcctagaatcccttataaagcctagtttcacctagtaactaggcaatgtgggacttagcacccatgagtatctttataaatcactcactttatgtaaactattcatctcttcccaatatgggaccggggtatTACAGCTGGAGTTAGTATATTcctttaatagaatttgcataCAATAATAGCTACCAAGCAAGCATCAAGATGGCACCATATGAACGACAATTGACTGCTCTTTCAACTCTTTCAGTTCGAGTGGTGCCATCCGGTAAGGTGCTTTGGATATAGGTCCCGTGCCTGGTAATAAGTCTATAGTAACTCGATCTCTCTGTCTGGAGGTAATCCAGGTAGTTCCTCCGGAAACACATCCACAAAATCCCGCACGATAGGTATCTCCTCGAGCTTTGCTTCTGGTGCTTCTTTTGTCACACACGCCAAGAATCCCGAACACCCTTGTTTCAAAAGCTGAGTCGCTTGCATTGCCGATACTAGCTTGGGTAAGTTGAATCCCCTCTTCCcctgaattttgaattttgctgcTCCTGGTGGTTTGAACACTACTTCCTTGCAGAAACAATCGACGCAAGCATGGTACATGGATAACCAATCCATACCTAGGATCACGTTAAACCTGCTCATCTTAAATGTAACAAGATTAGCTGGCATGACATGACCTTGTACGGAAATAGAGCATTTTCTAACTACGGAAGTACATATTGCAGTTTTCCCTACAGGGGTGTTTACTGCTAGGTCTACATCCAACCATTCAGACATCAAGTTACAGTCTCGGGAAAAAGAGTGTGACACAAATGAATGTGTTGCACCAGAGTCAAAAAGCACAATAGCTTGGCGGGGTGAAATTAAAAGTGTACCTATCACTACTTTGTTTGACGTTGCTGCATCACCTGGAGTCAAGTCATACACATGTGCAGGCGTTGTATTCCGTTGTTCCCCTGGGCGATTCTGATTGGTTGGGTTGTTGGTAGGGGCCCTGCAATCCTTCGCCAAGTGTCCTGGTCCACCACACCGATAACAACCCGATTGTCCAAGCCGGGATCTCCCAGAATGTATTTTCCCACAAGTCTGGCACATAGGGCGTTGTCCACCTCCTCCCTGATGATGGGGCTGCTGATGGGCTGTGTTCCTTCCAACCGTTGGGTTGAATCTTCTTTTGTTGTGATCATGGGAATTTCCACCATACCGACTCCCTTGTGGAGCACTCTCTTCCTATGGTTGAAGCGTTCTACATTGATATTCAGTGTCTGCTCAACCATCGCCGTTTTGTTGACGAGGTCTGTCAGATTTCCAATTTCGAATGCAACCACCTGGTTCATGATTCTTGGTTACAAACCCTTTTCGAACTTTCTTGCCTTCAAATCTTCCGTAGGCACCAGGTATGGGGCGAACCGTAGTTCTATGAACCTTGCTGCATATTGTTCCACTGTAGACGATCCTTGCACCAGGTCTGTAAATTCTTGTGCCTCAGCCAGTCGAACTGACTGAGGAAAGAAGCGCTCCATAAATGCATCTTTGAAGTCCTTCCAAGTGATTGGTACGCCTTCGCCTACCTGTTGTTGTAGGTGGTCCTTCTTTGATGTCCACCAACGTTCTGCTTCAGCTGTCAACTTGAAGGTAGCATATCGGACCATTTGTTCGTCCGTACAACACATAACTTCCATTAGCTTCTCCATCTGCAATACCCAGTTCTCTGCAGATGGAGACCTGGGAGAGACTTAAAGACATGCTTAGGTCATGCCTGCATCACACTGTCCCCAAATAGTAGCTAGTGCAAAGCTTCTATTAAGGCTTGACCGTGCGATGGATATTGTGGGGGGACATTTATGATGAAAAGTAGGATGACACATGGTCCTTGTTTGATAACTTGAGTAATAATTCTATTCAGTATGCATCAACTAGACGTAGGGCACCTAGACCTAAAGCACCAAAGACCGAAGGTCTTTTTCAAATAGGACATTTTTCGGATGTAGCTACCTAAGTAATTGATGCTATCAATAGGAAGTTAAACCAATTGATGGTTGATGATTTTGCTCCTAATTCTGCTCACATGAACACACAGCACGAACCATGTTCATTATGTTCTAGTCCTATGCATCATGTAAATGATTGTCCTACTACTGGAAATTTTTCATGTTTCAAATGAGTAGGTCAATGCAGCATTTTCACATCCGGGTAATGATCCGTACTCCAATAATTATAATCTGGGGTGGAGAAATCATCCAAACTTCTCATGGAAGGCTCAAGCTTCAGGCAACTCGACCCCAGGGATACACAATCAAGCTCAATCTAACAGGCAACCCTACCAACCTTCTTCCACATATCGACCTCCATAGCAGTAGTCTCACACGTTGTCTCAAGAGTTACCAAGCATAGAGAAAAGAGTAAGAATAGTTATGAAAAGGAgtaagatttttataaatgaggaacgtgtgtggaggagactattattttggccccagagatatttttagagatttacaaatttaaagctcggtaccgttgcttggatggaagcgcaaccccTGAAGGACTTGGAGAAG
Coding sequences:
- the LOC133876753 gene encoding uncharacterized protein LOC133876753 yields the protein MVRYATFKLTAEAERWWTSKKDHLQQQVGEGVPITWKDFKDAFMERFFPQSVRLAEAQEFTDLVQGSSTVEQYAARFIELRFAPYLVPTEDLKEESAPQGSRYGGNSHDHNKRRFNPTVGRNTAHQQPHHQGGGGQRPMCQTCGKIHSGRSRLGQSGCYRCGGPGHLAKDCRAPTNNPTNQNRPGEQRNTTPAHVYDLTPGDAATSNKVVIGTLLISPRQAIVLFDSGATHSFVSHSFSRDCNLMSEWLDVDLAVNTPVGKTAICTSVVRKCSISVQGHVMPANLVTFKMSRFNVILGMDWLSMYHACVDCFCKEVVFKPPGAAKFKIQGKRGFNLPKLVSAMQATQLLKQGCSGFLACVTKEAPEAKLEEIPIVRDFVDVFPEELPGLPPDREIELL